The Arachis hypogaea cultivar Tifrunner chromosome 14, arahy.Tifrunner.gnm2.J5K5, whole genome shotgun sequence DNA window TATACATAGTTATATAAGAGTATGATAATCATAAGATACTAGTCTAAGCCtgtggagtttaggccgactagttaaacactgacatacagagttttgaaagTAAAACAGGTTATACAATATTTCTCTCTCAAagtacgccgccgccgctacctcgacaggcgggatccaaccaaaCCGTTcttgccaggcgcatagcgtctcaacaatatCAGTATAAAACAGTgattcagtggttttcaaaaatcatttttcaatatATCATGGATCCATCATTCCATTCCGAGTCCCAGACTCATCTCAAACCACTGCCAATTCATAATTTCCATTCtgaactcattagttcatcactttcacaattcattcaaaaCTCATCAGTTCACCACTTTTACAATTCTTTATCAATAATCACCAATATATTAttcttccttctcccttaactaaatccatcctcagtacaccagaaacctaagcctccgttctctaacttttaCCGGAAATACCAAAATAAATTCACCTAGGACCTTCTCTATATTTTGACATccaaaaacaagccaaaaagCCTTAGATAagtgtcacagaagtttacaagcttgccaagaaggtgaaatagttaaaaacaagattttagtagaaaaacagggcatgtgcgtacgcataggggtgtgcgtgcgcacgcccaggagatTTTCAagatgtatgcgtacgcatagaggtgtgcgtacgcacaagtgtaaaattttctaattttgttCGCTCAAACAAGGCGTGCAAATGCCCCCAACAGAATGCACCTTCCAATTCACATATATACCACCTAATTTCGCATCATTACATACACATTTACAAATTTAATACCTAATCTCATATAATTAAAGAATTCACAAGGGTTTTGAATTTCTTACCATTTCCCATGGATAATTGGGCAAAACCCAATAATTTCTCGTtgctagagttcacctaaaccatcaaaattacATAATATCTCAATACcaattattcaaaatttaaaatttgaagtggGTGAAGAACTGTGTgagaaataaaattttcttaccactttgtttagatagatttgtagagctcgacgcggtggtcaCGTGGCCGCAGATGGTGTGGTGATCTGAACTCCGAATTGAAAGATATGGAAGTTTGAATTTGGGACAAGGGCTAGGGTTCCTGGAGCTTTCTTTCCCCAGGTTCAGCATGCTCTATGTGATTTTGGGGAAGGAAGTAGCTGAACTTTACCTTttatatgttggaccttgggcccAATCCAATCGGTTTGGTCCGTTGGCCCATTTTTAGGCCAAAATATTTAAAACTAGTGTcgaaattcatattttaaatatttctatctctctaaattataaaaatttaatttcctaatttatttgaataatgattaatttattggctaattatttattaatttcgccAGATTTATATCCTAACCACCTAATTAGATATTTCgtcccaaaattcaaattcagttaCCTAAAAACAAGTGCGGATAGTCCTTTCTCATTTTGGATTCAAGTTCCTAGGTGTGTTCCTTAATTCCAGCCCAATTCCAAGCAACTTTAATCAATAAAACCTTTTTTCCGTGCAGTCGCTTAACACTGggatcatcaattctgaccggcGTCACTTGAAGCGTTAAATCCTCTCTCAGCCAAACTGATTCAAGTTCTAAAACATGGTTGGCATCTGAAGTGTACTTCCAAAGCTGTAAAATGTGAAATATGTCGTGCAAGTTCGAAAGCGCTAGAGATATCCGATATGCCACCAGCTCAATTCTCTTTAGAATTTGAAACGGACCGATATAACGAGGATTCAGCTTCTTTGTTTTGATCGCTCTATCCACTCCTGTTGGAGTAACTCTTAGGAATACATGATCTCCTTCATCGAATTCTAAAAATTTCCGTCTCTGATCGGTGAAACTTTTTTGGTGGCTTTGAGCAGTAAGCATCCTATTTCAGATTTTCTTAATCTATTATGTGGTTTCAGCTACTAACTCAGGTCCCAATAAACTTGATTTTCCAGCTTCAAACCAACACATTGGAGATTGGCAATTTTTTCCATATAGAGCCTCATACGAAGCCATTCTGATGCACCCATGGTAATTattgttgtacgcaaactccactagCGGCATATACTGATCCCAACTTGCCGGTTGATCCAGCACACAAGCCCTCAATATATCTTCCAAGGTTTGTATTGTCCTCTCCGATTGaccatcggtttgaggatggtacGTAGTGCTTTAGCTTAATTGAGTTTTGAATGCTCTCTGGAAAGCTCCCTAAAATCttaaagtgaaacgaggatctctattagAAACTTTGGTGGTAGGCACACCATGCAGCCTCACAATCTCCTTAATGTATAAGTGTGCTAATTCTTCCAAAGTATAATTCATTCGGATAGGCATGAAATGAGTAGATTTCGTTATCCTATCCACAATCACCCATACTGCTTCAAATCCTGTCCTAGTCCTGGGCAACCCAGACACAAAATCCATCACAATACCTTTCCACTTTCATTGCGGAACTTCCAAAGGTTGTAGGGTCCCGGACGGTCTCTGGTGCTCAATTTTTACTTTCTGGCAAGTTAAAAACTTTCAAACGTGCAATGCCATATCGTTCTTCATTCTCGGTCACCAAAACATTGTCTTCAAGTTATGATACATTTTACTACTTCCTGGATAAATTGAAAACTTTCTCCGGTGAGCTTCTACTAACACATCTCACCTTACGTCTCCTAAATTCGGTACACAGATCCTTCTCTTGCACCTTCAAACTCCCTATTTTTCCTGGATAACCACTCCTTGTTTCTTCTATTCAGTTACTTGTAGCATTTTCTGCAGCTCCTGATCATTTTGCTAAGCCTTCTGAATTTTAGCCTTGAAATCACTAGAGACATGCAACTAGTTCAAACACATGTTGCTTGCTACTTCTCTGACGCCCAAGTTGAGGTTCTCAAATTCTCTTAATATCTCCTCTTCCTTAACTATCATCCGAGCAACGTATAATGATTTTCGACTCAACGCATCTGCCACGACATTATCTTTTCCTGGGTGGTAATTTAGTTCGAAACCATAGTCCTTCAACAGCTCCATTCACCTTTGTGGGTGCATATTAagttctttctgatcaaagagatatctCAAGCTCTTGTGATTAGAGAAAACTTGGAATTTAACCCCATATAGGTAATGTCTCTAGACCTTTAGTGCAAACATAACCGCAATGAGTTTCTGGTCGTGAATTGGGTAATTTACTTCATTTGGTCTTAACTGTCAAGAAGAATACGCTACGACATTGCGGTGTTGCATTAGCACACATCCCAATCCCTTCAATGAAGCATCGCAATACACCTAAAAAAGTTCATTAGGTTCGGATAACACAAGCACGGACGTTGTAGTCAGTTTCTGCTTCAAAGCTTGAAAGCTCTCCTTATATTCTGATGTCCAAACAAATGGCGCATCCTTCCGGGTTCACTTTGTCAAAGGCAACGCAATTTGtaaaaagcccttgataaacctctgATAATATCTCGCCAAACATAAGAAGCTTCTGATTTCTGTTACTGATGTTGGTTGTCCCCAATACATTACTGCCTCAACTTTAGAAGGATCTACAACTATTCCTTGCTGACTCACTACGTGCCCAGAAATGTTATCTCATTCTTCCAGAATTTATTCTTAGAAAGTTTAGCGTACAACTTCCTTTCCTTTAGAATCTGCAGCACGATCCGTAAGTGTTCCGCGTGTTCCTCCTCAGTCTTAGAGTAGTTtagaatgtcatcaatgaagacgatGACAAATTTGTCCAAGAAAGGACGGAATATCTGGctcatataatccataaacatTGCCGGGGGATTGGTTAATCCAAAGGACATTACAATATAGTCGTAATGGCCGTAACAAGTTCTGAAAGCAGTTTTCCAGATATCTTCATCTTTCAGCCTTATCTGGTGGTAACCAGACCTCAAACCAATCTTGGAAAAGACACAAGCTCCCTGTAATTAGTCCATCAGATCATCAATTCTCGACAATTggtatttattcttcacagttactttattttaattgtctGTAATCTACGCAGAGCCGCATGCTTCCATCCTTCTTTTTCACCAACAACACCGGTGCTCCCCATGGAGAAACGCTGGGATGAATGACATGCTTACTCGTTAATTCCTCCAGCTAAGCCTTAAGTTCAGCCAGCTCCAAAGGTGACATTTGGTAGGGCATTATTGAAATTGGTCTGCTCTAGGAACCAACTCAATTAAAAACTCGATTTCTTGGGAAGGAAAAAATTCAGGTATGTCATCAGGGAATACTTCTGGGAATTGATTCACAACCGAAATCTGATTTAAACTTTGTTCATTTCCCGACATACTTGTAGCTAATATCATGAAACCATGACATTCACTTCGACTACATCTCACCActacagaattcagatagtatcgCATTGCCACCACCAGTCCTTCAGACCCTTCAGACATGAATTGCACTGACCGTTCAGAACAATTGAGCAGTACATGATGCTTTGACAGCCAATCCAAACCCATAATCAGATCAAGTCCAGTCATCAACAAGCAAATTAGATCATGGACAAAATTTCAATGTTTAATTCAAAACGGGACTTGTTGACAACCTAATCTAGTTACGACAGCCTCAGAGGCAAGAGTATGGACTTGCAAATCATAGGCCAACATGGTTATCTTCAATTCTAACTCACTGGCAttctcaaaaaatataaataaatatgattCCCCAATATCGAACAAAGCAACTAAAGTTGTATTATCAATTTCACAATTACCTTTGATCAGCGTGTCAGACCTCTCAGTACCATTAGCTGACATAGTAAATACCCGTTCTCACTGCTGAACTCTCCCGGCATCTTGCTTCTTCTTTCCCAGACAATTCCAAGACATATACTCAGCTCCACCACAGAAATAGCATAAACCCAATTCAGCCGCATACAGAGTTTACGGATGGTAGCTTTCGCACCTCTTGCAAGTCAACTCGTTTTGAGGTTGTTTCCTAAACTTTCTTCCCTAATGGTTGCTGTTATTAAATCTCTGAAAGTTGTTGTGAGCCTGAGATTGTTAAGGAACATAGCCTCCTCACTTGAAAGTctgacctctaggtgcaaaattCCTTCCTTAACTCCGCTAAAAGGGTACTCTGTGACCTCCTTTATCTAATGCTGCTTTTCTCACATAATCTTCAGTAACTCTGCTCTTATTTACCAGTTTAGAGAAGGtcctgatctccattggtcctactATTCTCAAAATATTGTTTTGGAGTCAACCTTCATACTTGATACACTTTCACTCCTCAAAGTCCTTCAGAGCACCCTAACAAATCCTGGAAAATCGACACAATTCCTCAAATTTACTTGTGTATTCGGCTACCGATATTGGACCCTGCTTCAACTGTATAAATTCAAGCTCCTAAGCCGTCCTGACTAAGTTGGGGAAATACATTTTATAAAGAATTTATAGtgaaaattgccgattaagaatttatagtgaaaatagcgttgcaagtacagttcttaaccgacgaaaatccgcttatcaatttagaaagggttgtcacaattttagaataaaaatactgggagtatgaatcccaggtcatctcccaacgagttgcagagagagtgCTATTTTAATGATCAGGAGGGTTCTGAGAAATTTGGAGTTGGAGAATAGAATTAAAGCAGGGAAAATTAATAAGAGATTCAACTAACTatgataaaaagccttgactgggagaagattaatcgaaagttctatccttgttggatattctcaagtgtaatagtaataggttgttgttctacttagttatcccttactgaataaaggaaagtcaagtaactaactgaTCAACCctatcctcaagtcctaatcctctcctaaggaagtattagagttagagactagagagtcagccaacaacttccaattagaattaacacttgagtatttctaactcaaggttctcctcttaatcaactcccaagtcaagttgggagcctactccattgacatgaatactacgttcataagcataaaaggggaataaagagaagacatgataaattgtATAACAACTAAAAAttgattaaaggtaaaaatagttctttgcattaatagatCCCAAAATCATAAATATACATATCTGAACAGGATAAATGGgcaattaaaagagtaaagtaataaggaaacaaactagaataatggaaagttcaatggaggtagtaactctttaatatccaaatcaaaagcataaaacttctCAAATTACGAACGTGAAaaaccctagaggaagtagtaattTTCTCTAAGATTCcctaaaaactaaactaaaaagtAATGAATGAGATAATGTGTGAGTGTCCCCTGAGTCCCTGCTAtcccctggctctaatctgtgtttctgggccaaaaactgggtcgaaactcggcccaaaatcacccccagcattttctgcgatttctgcaggtagcgcatgtcatgcgtacgcgttagtcacgcgtacgcgtcgatggtcttcttcgcgtgtcacacgtacgcgttaggtacgcgcacgcgtcgctgtgcagaTCTCCAAttcacgcacacgcgtcaggtatgcgcacgcgtcgctcttcgctggttatctcctttaattcttgtgctccttccatttatgcaagcttcctctccatcctctaagccattcctatcctatacagcctgaaaacacttaacacacggatcacggcatcgaatggcatagaAGGACATTAAGAATACACAATTTAAAAGCTTAGGAAGCAATTTTTTGATcctagaacaaaattgggaaggaattgtaaaatcatgcaaattgtatgaataagtgtgagaatagtggataaaatccactcaattaagcacaagatgtaccacggaatagtggtgcatcaaatctccccacatttaaatattagcgtgtcctcatgctaaactcaaggagatagaaagaatgaatggggaaattaagactcatgtaatgcaacctatatatgaatgtaactatatGGTGAAATGTCTATACCTACTTGGTTAAGGAATGAACAAGTCCTCCAAGACAAATAAAATTCAGATTCCACTAGCTCAAATCACATaataaaagataagtaaacttgtgagatgatagctcatgaaagcagggaacataaagtcaagcattgaaccctcactggaagtgtatatgcactctaatcactcaactgtatagggtaatccactctagtctcttctactcatgcgttctaaaatttgtttttcatataaccaatcaacaaatattcagtgcacacatgcaaacatcatgaggtctttttcaaggttgtagtggggcttaggtaagggtgaggatacatgTATGACCAAGTGAGCTaagaattgaatccttgattaacttaagttctcacctaacgcACACACACTCCCTatgcttctaaaatcatgcctaactacccataGTCTCACTTTTGTTTTTTTCACCTACTCATGTATTTAAATGTTCTTTCATTTTAActcacatgcattgatcttttcatagaacttaacattggggtgctTTCATTCCCCTGAATTtggattttctctctctctctctctctctctctcttttgaaAGCATTATAGCATCAATGCATTTGGTTCTTAataatttcacatgagtagcATTCAAATTCTGCATATTTATTAATTAAGTAACACACATTCTTATTAACCATAGTTTTCATAGTTTCCCTAACTTAATTTGACATaaaatccctatcttaagctagccaaagattcaattggggtagttcattatttttccgcttaaggctagtgatatgGTAACATAAAGAACAAAAGGGAATAGAAACGGCTCAAAGTGGTGAACAAAGGTAATTAGAATGGTAGGCCATTTGGaatagtgagctaataacaaatgatggcctcaatcatacatatGCATGAgtacattaaacaatggatatatagaatagaataaaccatatattacaatcatagaggagaaaaaacacacaagaataaaaataatggttaaataatgtaaccatacaattaggttcaaaatctcactgggttgtgtgttctagctctaacCATGTTCTAAATTACAATCTTCAGACAAGTTTaacatagaattttaatttgaattagtgaaattttcaaaaatagggtcttgaaaagaaacttattatttttcaaccaagtagaacatgcatgcaaacacttattactatgcaatctattctatATAACAGAAGAAGAGAAAACTATTGGTGTTAATAAAGAGCAATTACCTTTGGAattcaggtactgaccgacctccgcacacttaaagcttggcaccgtcctcggtgccatcagtcaggaacaaaggggggccggtaggtgaagtggagtccggagtgtatggttcttcttcaggtgggtggttgccaacaatcagctcctcgaggtatgtaaatcggcgcttgttatggCGCTCCATTTGCTTTGCCTGCCGGTCTAGCCAATCCAACCTCTGAAGTATCTGAAGGAGtagctgatttgttgaaggtgcttgtgatgtggaaggagaagaaaTATCTCCGGCCGGGTCTACAGTCCGGCTGATAGTGGCTGCTGAGGGTTTGATGTACTTTCTATTGGGGACTTTCTGATCATTCCACgaaatcatggccttggtgtccccagctctgtaggagactccagcggctgagactagatctgaaatgAAGGCGGAAAAGGGTAGGTTGACCGCAATTTAGACGTGTCCTATGGCTTGCCAgaggtgtcttggtaagttgagagggtggtctgttggtgcacgaaattgtgattcacacttttcacaattccgcacaactaaccagcaagtgcactgggtcgtccaagtaataccttacgtgagtaagggtcgatcccacggagattgtcggcttgaagcaagctatggctattttgtaaatcttagtcaggagattaatgacgagagtgattgtatttatgaaaaataaacaacatgaaataaagagtacttgtgattcagtaatggagaataggttgaggttttggagatgctttgtcttctgaatctctgctttcttactgtcttcttcttcatgcacacaaggctccttccatggcaagctatatgttggtggatcaccgttgtcaatggctaccattcgtcctctcagtgaaaatggtccaaatgcgctgtcaccgcacaactaatcatctctcggttctcactcatgttggaataggatccattgatctttttgcgtctgtcactatgaccaacactcgcgagtttgaagctcgtcacagtcatcccttcccagatcctactcgaaatatcacagacaaggtttaaactttccggatctcaagaatggctggcaataattctagtctataccacgaagactctgatctgaatcaggaggctaagagatatacactcagtctaaggtagaatggaggtggttgtcaggcacgcgttcataggttgagaatggtgatgagtgtcatagatcatcacattcatcaagttgaagtgcgagtgaatatcttagaagagaaacaagcgtgattgaatggaaaatagtagtaattgcattaattcatcaaaacacagcagagctccttacccccaaccatggggtttagagactcatgccgtagaagatacaagttCGAATGTAaattgtcatgaggtacaaaatgaatctctaaaagtgatttttataatgaactagtgacctagggttacagaaaatgagtaagctagaatagttagtgtagaaatccactttcggggcccacttggtgtgtgcttgggctgagcattgaagctttcacatgtagagacttttcttggagttaaatgccagcttttgtaccagtttgggcgtttaactccaacttttatgccagttctagcgtttaacgccagtatatggtagaaagttggcgttcaaacgccagttttcatcatcaaaactcgggcaaagtatgaactattatatattgctggaaagtctaggatgtctaatttccaacgcaattgagagcgtaccaattgggcttctgtagcttgagaaaatccatttcgagtgcaggagggtcagaattcaacagcatctgcagtccttcttcagcctctgaatcagatttttgctcaggtccctcaatttcagccagaaaatacctaaaatcatagaaaaacacacaaactcatagtaaagtccagaaatgtgatttttgaataaaaactagtaaaaacataataaaaactaactaaaatatactaaaaacatactaaaaataatgccaaaaagcgtataaattatccgctcatcacaacaccaaacttaaattgttgcttgtccccaagcaactgaaaacaaaataagataaaaaaaaagagaatatactataaatcccataatatcaatgaagcttagttcaaattagatgagcggggctagtagctttttgcctctgaatagttttggcatctcactttttcctttgaagttcagaatgattggcatctataggaactcagaattcagatagtgttattgattctcctagtacagtatattgattcttgaacacagttactttatgagtcttggccgtggccctaagcactttgttttccattattaccaccggatacataaatgccacagacacataactgggtgaaccttttcagattgtgacttagctaaaagtccccaattagaggtgtccagagttcttaagcacactctttttgctttggatcacgactttaaccactcagtctcaagcttttcacttgacaccttcacgccacaagcacatggttagggacagcttgatttagccgctcaggccagaattttattccctttggccctcctatccattaatgctcaaagccttggatcctttttacccttgccttttggtttaaagggttattgaatttttctgcttgctttttctttttctttctttttcttttaatttttgccactcccccccccctttttttcaagctttctctattcactgctttttcttgcttcaagaatcatttttatgatttttcagatcatcaataacatttctcctcttccattattctttcaagagccaacaattttaacattcataaacaacaaattcaaaaatatgcactgttcaagcattcattcagaagaaaagaaatattaccaccacatcaaaataattagactaatttcaatatataattggaaattcatgtacttcttgttcttttttgattaaaaacatttttcatttaagaaaggtgatggattcataggacattcatagctttaagacataaactttaaattttattaatcatggaataaaaataagactaaaaaataaatataagagcagaccaataataatagaagacagaaaattaaaaaaaaaaaacagaaaaataaatgactcttaaaatagattcctaataataaaggttaccacagagttaggactcaacaaccttgatctttagaagtggatgctccttcaatctgtggggtgtctggtccctcaagggagagcttctggcg harbors:
- the LOC112742801 gene encoding uncharacterized protein; this translates as MLTAQSHQKSFTDQRRKFLEFDEGDHVFLRVTPTGVDRAIKTKKLNPRYIGPFQILKRIELVAYRISLALSNLHDIFHILQLWKYTSDANHVLELESVWLREDLTLQVTPVRIDDPSVKRLHGKKVNSSNEKLLGFAQLSMGNGGIYVNWKVHSVGGICTPCLSEQN